Proteins found in one Hypericibacter terrae genomic segment:
- a CDS encoding ABC transporter substrate-binding protein — protein sequence MNEWERLQQAALTGRASRREFLRGAAALGITTALSSGIMVKAGWAAEPKKGGTLRMGMEGGSPSDSLDPRTYADSVMIAASLAVMNCLIEFDTAGNPTGELFESWDVKPGAAEWVFNVRQGIKFSNGKTLDAEDCIYSIQIHRGETKSPAKGILEQIKEIKALSPTQVGITLSSGNADFPVILGDYHLVVVPKDFTDWQKPIGTGAYTLESFEPGVRLVFKNRGDYWKPGRGNFDTVELRNIQDVAARTAALQSGEVDAVNRLDARTVKLLMQDPNLNVVRTKGTGNRFCFVTRVTDKPFDNKDLRTALKWGIDREKIIESVYNGYAVPGNDHNLDALNPFYNTEMPQRKYDPEKAAFFFKKAGLPANTAIELQTSEGAWGSAVDCASLYQQALKKAGINLDVKKVSADGYWDNVWLKVPFCAVYWGRRMSADQAFTQVFGEASDWNDTNWKVPEFQKLIKDARIETDQAKRKEMYWKAQEMIADDDGFICFAITDYLDGYSKKVMGNEPHARYDLNDNRIAEKGWFA from the coding sequence ATGAATGAATGGGAACGGCTCCAACAGGCAGCCCTGACGGGCAGGGCCAGCCGACGTGAGTTCCTGCGCGGCGCGGCTGCGCTGGGCATCACGACCGCGCTCAGCAGCGGAATCATGGTGAAGGCGGGTTGGGCCGCCGAACCGAAGAAGGGCGGCACCCTTCGCATGGGCATGGAAGGCGGCTCGCCCAGCGATTCGCTCGATCCGCGCACCTACGCGGACTCGGTCATGATCGCGGCGTCGCTCGCCGTCATGAACTGTCTGATCGAGTTCGACACCGCCGGCAATCCGACGGGCGAGCTGTTCGAAAGCTGGGACGTGAAGCCCGGCGCCGCCGAATGGGTCTTCAATGTCCGCCAGGGCATCAAGTTCTCGAACGGCAAGACGCTCGACGCCGAAGACTGCATCTACTCGATCCAGATCCATCGCGGCGAGACCAAGTCGCCGGCCAAGGGCATCCTCGAGCAGATCAAGGAGATCAAGGCCCTGTCGCCGACCCAGGTCGGCATCACCCTCTCTTCCGGCAATGCCGACTTCCCGGTCATCCTCGGCGACTACCATCTCGTGGTGGTGCCGAAGGATTTCACCGACTGGCAGAAGCCGATCGGCACCGGCGCCTACACGCTCGAGAGCTTCGAGCCGGGTGTGCGCCTGGTCTTCAAGAACCGCGGCGATTACTGGAAGCCCGGCCGCGGCAATTTCGACACGGTCGAGCTGCGCAACATCCAGGACGTTGCGGCCCGCACGGCGGCCCTGCAGTCGGGTGAAGTCGATGCGGTCAACCGCCTCGATGCCCGCACCGTGAAGCTGCTGATGCAGGACCCGAACCTCAACGTCGTCCGCACCAAGGGCACCGGCAACCGCTTCTGCTTCGTGACCCGCGTGACCGACAAGCCGTTTGACAACAAGGATCTGCGCACCGCCCTGAAGTGGGGCATCGATCGCGAGAAGATCATCGAATCCGTCTATAACGGCTATGCCGTCCCGGGCAACGATCACAATCTCGACGCGCTCAATCCCTTCTACAACACCGAGATGCCGCAGCGGAAATACGATCCGGAAAAGGCGGCGTTCTTCTTCAAGAAGGCGGGGCTCCCCGCCAACACCGCGATCGAGCTGCAGACCTCGGAAGGCGCCTGGGGCTCGGCCGTCGACTGTGCCTCGCTCTATCAGCAGGCGCTCAAGAAGGCCGGCATCAATCTCGACGTGAAGAAGGTGTCCGCCGACGGCTACTGGGACAATGTGTGGCTGAAGGTGCCCTTCTGCGCCGTGTATTGGGGCCGCCGCATGTCCGCCGACCAGGCCTTCACCCAGGTCTTCGGCGAGGCGTCCGACTGGAACGACACGAACTGGAAGGTTCCGGAGTTCCAGAAGCTGATCAAGGACGCCCGCATCGAAACCGACCAGGCGAAGCGCAAGGAGATGTACTGGAAGGCCCAGGAGATGATCGCCGACGACGACGGCTTCATCTGCTTCGCCATCACGGACTATCTCGACGGCTACTCGAAGAAGGTCATGGGCAACGAGCCGCACGCTCGCTACGACCTGAACGACAACCGTATCGCCGAAAAGGGCTGGTTCGCGTAA
- a CDS encoding ABC transporter permease, whose product MLRLILSRVALGLVTLLAVSLLIFIATEVLPGDVASAVLGQGATPETLAVFRHELGLDRPAYVRYLEWLFNALRGDFGVALTNKRDIVASISPKFDNTMFLAGYAALIAVPLAVGLGIVAAINEGKWIDRAANIVSLAAISFPEFFIAYVLILFLAVRAHWFPVLSTVFSDMSLGQRLYVVALPAVTLTMLVTAHMLRMTRSSVLSIMSQPYIEMAFLKGLKRSRVVFVHALPNAAAPIITVIALNLAYLIVGVVVIETVFVYPGIGQFMVDGVTKRDLPVVQACGLVFAGAFVILNTIADVLAILVNPRLRKAR is encoded by the coding sequence ATGCTTCGATTGATCTTAAGTCGGGTCGCCCTCGGGCTTGTTACGCTGCTTGCCGTCAGCCTTCTGATTTTCATCGCAACCGAAGTGCTGCCGGGCGACGTCGCCAGCGCGGTCCTGGGCCAGGGCGCCACGCCCGAGACGCTGGCGGTCTTCCGGCATGAGCTCGGCCTCGACCGGCCGGCCTATGTCCGCTACCTCGAATGGCTCTTCAACGCGCTGCGCGGCGACTTCGGCGTCGCCCTCACCAACAAGCGCGATATCGTCGCCTCGATCTCGCCCAAGTTCGACAACACCATGTTCCTCGCGGGCTACGCCGCGCTGATCGCGGTGCCGCTCGCGGTCGGGCTCGGGATCGTCGCCGCGATCAACGAGGGGAAATGGATCGATCGGGCCGCCAATATCGTGTCGCTGGCGGCCATCTCCTTCCCCGAATTCTTCATTGCCTACGTCCTGATCCTGTTTCTGGCCGTGCGGGCCCACTGGTTCCCGGTCCTCTCGACGGTATTCTCCGACATGAGCCTGGGCCAGCGCCTCTATGTGGTGGCGCTGCCCGCGGTCACCCTCACCATGCTGGTGACGGCGCATATGCTGCGCATGACCCGGTCCTCGGTGCTGTCGATCATGTCGCAGCCCTATATCGAGATGGCGTTCCTGAAGGGGCTGAAACGATCGCGCGTGGTCTTCGTCCATGCGCTCCCCAATGCCGCGGCCCCGATCATCACCGTGATCGCCCTCAACCTCGCCTATCTGATCGTCGGCGTGGTCGTGATCGAGACCGTGTTCGTCTATCCGGGCATCGGGCAGTTCATGGTCGACGGCGTGACCAAGCGCGACCTGCCGGTCGTGCAGGCCTGCGGCCTGGTCTTCGCCGGCGCCTTCGTCATTCTCAACACGATCGCGGACGTGCTGGCCATTCTGGTCAATCCAAGACTGCGTAAGGCACGGTAG